DNA sequence from the Streptomyces canus genome:
GTCCGCTCTCCATGGCTCCCTGTGCCCCATTTCTCCTGCCCGCGCGTGCACCTTCGATGGAGACTGGCACGCGCGGGCGGCGGACAGACGAACCCCGGGTGAACGCCGCACCGACACGACCGCGGACTCCCCCGGACCGGTCACCGGCCGACCGCAGGATCGCCACCCGGGCTCTCCCGGCCCGTCACGGATCCGGTCCGGTTCTCACCCGGATTTCGCGCCACTCCGAGGGGGCGCGACCGGATTCGGCGCGGAAACCGACCGGATTCAGACCGCGCCGGGCGGGGGTATCTTCCCGCTCGACTTCTTGTTGTCGGTCAGGCTGACCGTGCACACGATCTTGTTGAATCCCTTCTTCCAGTCGTCCTCGTCGGCCACCCAGCCGTACACGAGACGCTCCCGGTCAGGCGCCCAGGTCGACTCGAATGTGTTGCCGCACAACTTGGTCGCGTTGTCGGTGCCCTTCTTGTAGCTCATTTCGGCCGGGGCCTGAACAGTGCCGATCACCTGGTCGGTATGGGCTTTCGAGCAGTCGGTGAGCGGAGCCTTGTAGCCGTCGTCGAGCTGCTGGTAGACCCAGCAGTCGCCGACGCTCATCTGACCCACCCACAGGTCGGTGCCCGGGTCCCGGAAGCGGCCCACCTCACCGCCTATCGCGGCATGGCGGCCGAGTACGAGACATGCCGTACCGCTGCCCGCCGCACCGAATCCCTCCTCGGTCGGAACGACGGCGTACCCGGCCGCGTCCGGCAGCGCTCCCACGACGGGCCGGCTCAGATCGGCGCAGCGTTTCGCGCCCCGGGCCTTGGCGTCGGCGAAGTCGGCGGCCGTGTCGACGGCCACCACCTGGCCGTCCGGCCAGTCGTCCGCGCAGTCCACGACCCCCAGGTTCGGCGCCGACCTGAACGGCGTCCCCGACCAGACCGCCTGCACGCAGTCCCCGGTCTCCAGGGGCTCGTCGAGCCCGACCACCTCGCCGTACGGCAGTACGGGCCCGGTGGGCGACGCCCCCTGTGACGAACGCGCGCTCGGGTTCGGCGAGGACTTGGTCGCCGTGTCCTTCTTGCCATCGCCACCGGTCAGCGCCATGACTCCCCACGCACCGCCCGCGACCACGAGGAGCACACCGATGACGAGCGCGACGATCGCGAGGCGCTTCTTGGCGGCGGGGCGCGGCGGCGAGGGCGGGGGCAGGGCCGACGAGAACGGCGCCCGGCCTCCGGGTCCGCCAGGACCGACGGGTCCGCCGAAGGCGGTGGGTGCGCCGAAGGGGGCGGGGCTGCCGAAGGGGGCGAGGCTGCCGGGCGCACCCGAGCCGCCGTATCCGGCGGGCGTCTCGCTCCCGTACGGCGGCGAGGAACCACCGCCCGAGTACGGCGCCGAAGCCCCATCGCCGTAGGGGGCGCCGGGGCCAGCGCCGCCGTACGGTGAGCTCGGGCCGCCGTACGGTGACGAGGAGCCCTCGTTCGCATACGGCGAACCCATCCCCTGCGCATAGGGGTTGCCTGGTTCCAGCACCTGCCCTGGCGCGGGCGGCCACGCGTTGTACGGCGGTGCCGAGCCGGGTGTCGTCCCTGGGGTGGCCGGATCCCCGGGGCCGGGGCGCGCGTCGGCCGGACCCCCGTCTCCGGCCGCGCCCACCGGAGCGTGCGGCGTTTGCGGAGTCCCCGGTGTCTGTGGAGTCCCCGGCGCCGGCCCCCAGCCACCGACCGGCGGCCCGAATCCTCCCACCGAGGAGCCGTACCCCGGCCCCGCCGCACCCCCGGCGCCCCAGACCCCCTGCACGACCCGCTCCAGCCCCCGCTTCACCGTCTCCGGTGAGAACCTGCGCACGGGATCCTTGACCAGCAACCCCAGCAGCACCGGCGTGAGCTCACCGGCCCGGACGGGCGGGGTGGGATCCTCGCCCAGCAGGGCCGTCAGCGTGGCGAACTCGCCGTGGCGGTCGAAGGGGCCGCGGCCCTCGACAGCGGCATAAAGCGTGGCGCCCAGGGAGAACAGGTCGGCGGCCGGGGTGGGCGGTTCGCCCCGGGCGCGCTCCGGCGCGAGATAGCCGGGGGTGCCGAGGATGCCGGCGGTCGCGGTGAGGCGGGGCTCGCGGGACTCGGGCTGGAGGGCGATGCCGTAGTCGGTGAGCAGCACGCGCGCGTAGGGGTCGCCCGAAGTGTCCGGCGCCAGAAGGATGTTGGCCGGTTTCACATCCCTGTGGAGGATGCCGACGCGGTGCCCCGCGGTGAGGGCGTCGAGGACGGCGAGGCCGATGCGGGCCGCCTGCTCGGGCGACAGCGGCCCCGAACGCCGTACGACCGCCTGGAGGTCGACCGCGTCCGGCACGTGCTCCATGACGATCCACGGCAGCCCCTCGTGGACCACCACATCGTGCACCGTCGCCACATGGGGATGGCCGCGCAGCCGGGCCGCGTGCCGGGCCTCGCTGCGGGCCCGGGCCATGCGCTGGGCCGTTTCGCCCACGTCCATCGGCGTGTCCGGAAGCGCGATCTCCTTCATCGCGACGTCGCAGGCCAGCTCCTCGTCGTAGGCCAGCCAGACACGGCCCATGCCGCCCGCGCCGAGCGTCCGCAGCAGCCGGTACCGGCCGTTGATGGTCCTGCCTTCACCCTGATCCGGCGTCTCCCCCGCCATCACGCCTCCCCCCGAGACCCGAGCACCGGGTCCGAGACAGCGCGCCTCCCCCGAGAACGCGTCAGCTCTGTCTCTCGAAGGTAGCTTCGCACCTGCCACTGACAGGAGCCCTTTTCCGGGGCAATCCCGTCAGAGCGGACACAGGGGCCTCAGGAGGTCGAGTCCGCCTCAGCAGCGGCCGACCGGCGTCAGATCACGCGGGCTCCAGGAACCCCTGCTCCACCAGCAGCCGGATCTGCGCGGGCGTACGGTCGCGCAGCATGACCGGGTCCTCGCCCATGAGTTGGGCGATCGCGTCGAGAATGCGGCCCGCGCTCAGCGAGCCGTCACACACACCGGCGAAGCCCGCGCCGACGGTGTCCACCTTGGTGGCCCGGCGCATCCCGCGGTGCTGGCGCAGCACCACGTGCTCCGGGTCCTCCGCGCCGGGCAGCCCGACCTGCTCCTGAATGATCTCTGGGGCGAGCCTGAAGTGGGCCTCCAGCAGGGCCGCGTCGTCGTTGGCGCGCAGGTAGTCGAGGCGTTCGAAGTGCGCCCTGACGGTGTCCCCGAGGGGCTGCTCGACCGGGTGCGGCCACTCCTCCACGGTGACCGAGGGCACGGCGGAGCCCGTCCTGCGCAGGGCGATCCAGCCGAAGCCGACGGCCCTCACCTTGCGCGCCTCGAACTCGTCCAGCCAGGCGTCGTAGAGCGCCTGGTACTCGGCCGGGTCGCCCCGGTGGTCACCGGCGTCCCTGAGCCACAGCTCGGCGTACTGCGTGACGTCCTGCACCTCGCGCTGCACGACCCAGGCGTCGCACCCGCGCGGCACCCACGACCTGAGCCTGTCCTGCCAGTCCTCCCCCTCGACGTGCTGCCAGTTGGCGAGGAACTGCGCGAAACCGCCCTCGTTCAGCAACTCCCCCGCCCCCTGAACGACCGAGCGGCACAGCTCGTCCCCGCCCATCCCGCCGTCGCGATACGTCAGCCGCGCACCCGGGGAGATCACGAAGGGCGGGTTCGACACGATCAGGTCGTACGTCTCACCCTGCTTGAGCGGCTCGAACAGCGAGCCCTCCCGCAGATCGGCCGCCGGGGCTCCGGACAGCGCCAGCGTGAGCGCGGTGATGTGCAGCGCGCGCGGGTTGAGATCGGTCGCCGTCACGCGCGTGGCGTGCTGTACGGCGTGCAGGGCCTGGATCCCGGAGCCGGTACCGAGGTCGAGGGCGGAGGCGACGGGGGTGCGGACGGTGAGGCCGGCCAGGGTCGTGGAGGCACCGCCGACCCCGAGCACGACACCCTCGTCACGGCTGCCGATGCCGCCCGCGCCGCCGACCGCACAGCCGAGGTCCGAGACGATGAACCAGTCCTCGCCGCCGGGTCCGCCGTACGGCCGTACGTCCACCGTCGCGGCCACCTCATCGCTGCCGACACGGACCAGCCAGCCGCTCTCCAGACACGCGTCGACGGGCACCACGTCCGCCACGCGCGCGTGGGGCACTGGCTGCTGAAGGAGGAACAGGCGTACGAGCACCGCCAGCGGGGCGTCCCCGCGAGTCGCCCGGAGCGCGGGCACGGTCTCACTGCGCGCGAGCGCCGCGTACGCGGGCGCGCCGAGCAGCTCTAGCAGCCCGTCGGCGGTGAAGGAGGCCCCGATCAGGGCGTCCCGCAACTGGGCGGTGACGTCGGGACGGTCGGAGGCGGGGGCGGCGGGCAGCGTGGGCAGGCTGGAGGTACTCACGCCCCCATTGTGGCCCGAGCCCGCCACGCCGCACGCCTCACCGAGCCACTCGCCGCGCCGCTCAGCCACCGCGGCCGACGCGGATGGCGAGCCGTCGGTGAAGGGCGAAGGCGACGCGGGCACACGTGCGGTGCGGCCGCTCGGTCGTCGGCAGACCGGAGGGCGCTCAGCTGTCCGTCGCCGGCGCGGACGCCTCCGGCGACGTCGAGGCCTGCTTGCAGCCCGACTGCTCGGACAGTGCCTGCTTGGTGTCGCCCGACTCCAGGTCCTTCAGCGCGCCGAGCGCGGTCTGGCGCTGCGTCTCCACCTTCTTCATCTCGGCCGAGACATCCTTGAGACCGGTCGCGAACTTCGCCTGGTCCTTGGTGTTGAGCCCGTCCACCTGCGTCTTCATGTCGGCGTAGGCGGCCGACAGGGCCGTGAGCTGCTTGACGGCGGTCTGGAGCTTCTTCTCACCGTCCTCGGCACCGGGAGGCGCCCCGGCGTTACTGATGACCGTGGCGCGCGCCTTGTAACCGTCGGACAGGTCCTGGAAGGCCTGGGAGTCGGCCTTCTGGAGCTCCGCCGGGGTGCTCTCGGTGTCCTCGGCCGCCTTGGTGATCGCGTCGTAGGCCGCCGTGATCTTCTTGTTCTGGGCCGGCACCAGGTCACAGACCTTCTTGGCCCAGGCGTCGAGTTCCTTGTTGTCCTCGCTGCCAGAGCATCCCGTCAGCGCCAGTACCAGTACCGCACCGCCGGACAGTGCGGCCGCGAGCTTCTTGTTCACCGGATCGGTCCCTTCCGTGGCCTCTCAGCCCCCGGACCTTACACAGCACAGGCACCACACCCGCGCACCGGATACCACATATGCGTCTCTTTGTGGGTGTTTGCACCAGGAGAGAGAAGCCTCACGGCCGCGAAGCGCGCATGCACAGGGCGGGCGTGCGGCGCATGAACACGCGCCGCCCGCCCGCCCCTTGAGCTGGGCCTCGTGCCAGGACCTACGAAACCACCGCGGGATCCACCGACTTGGCCACCTTCTTCTCGTTGTCTTCGTCACCCACGGCGATGCCGCGCCGCTTGGAGACGTAGACCGCGCCGGCGATCACGAGGAACGCGAGGACGGCGATGAAGATCCGTACGCCGATGCTCTTGTCCTCGCCATAGCTGAACTTGATCACCGCCGGGGCGATCAGCAGCGCCACCAGGTTCATCACCTTCAGCAGCGGGTTGATCGCGGGCCCCGCGGTGTCCTTGAAGGGGTCGCCGACGGTGTCGCCGATCACCGTGGCGGCATGGGCCTCGCTGCCCTTGCCGCCGTGGTGACCGTCCTCGACGAGCTTCTTGGCGTTGTCCCAGGCACCGCCGGAGTTGGCCAGGAAGACCGCCATCAGGGTGCCCGCGCCGATCGCACCCGCGAGGAACGCGCCGAGCGCGCCGACGCCGAGGGTGAACCCGATGAAGATCGGCGCCAGCACGGCGAGCAGACCGGGTGTGGTGAGTTCGCGCAGGGCGTCCTTGGTGCAGATGTCGACGACCTTGCCGTATTCCGGCTCCTCGCTGTAGTCCATGATCCCGGGATGGTCGCGGAACTGCCGCCGCACCTCGTACACCACGGAACCCGCCGACCTCGACACCGCGTTGATCGCCAGCCCCGAGAAGAGGAAGACGACCGCCGCGCCGGCGATCAGGCCGACGAGGTTGTTGGGCTGCGAGATGTCCATCATCAGGCTCATCGGCGCACCGTCCCCGCTGAGCTTCTCGCCGACGTCCTGCGCGCCGGTCGTGATCGCGTCACGGTACGACCCGAAGAGCGCCGATGCCGCGAGGACCGCGGTGGCGATGGCGATGCCCTTGGTGATGGCCTTGGTGGTGTTGCCGACGGCGTCCAGGTTGGTGAGGACCTGCGCGCCCGCGCCCTCCACGTCGCCGGACATCTCGGCGATGCCCTGCGCGTTGTCGGAGACCGGCCCGAAGGTGTCCATGGCGACGATCACACCGACCGTGGTGAGCAGGCCGGTGCCGGCCAGCGCCACCGCGAACAGCGCCAGCATGATCGAGGTGCCGCCGAGCAGGAACGCCCCGTAGACGCCGAGGCCGATCAGCAGGGCGGTGTAGACGGCTGATTCGAGACCGATCGAGATGCCGGCGAGGACGACGGTGGCGGGCCCCGTGAGAGAGCTCTTGCCGATGTCCTGGACCGGGCGGCGGTTGGTCTCGGTGAAGTAGCCGGTCAGCTGCTGGATGACGGCGGCGAGCAGGATGCCGATCGCCACGGCGACGAGCGCGAGGATCCGCGGGTCGCCGTCCCTTCCGCTGATCGCCGCGTCGGTGACGCCGTCGAGGTCGGCGTACTTCCCCGGCAGGTAGACGAAGACGGCGATCGCCACCAGCACGAGCGAGATCACCGCGGAGATGAAGAACCCGCGGTTGATCGCGGACATGCCGCTGCGGTCGGAGCGACGCGGCGCGACCGCGAAGATGCCGATCATCGCGGTGATCACGCCGATCGCCGGGACGAGCAGCGGGAAGGCGAGTCCGGCGTCGCCGAAGGCCGCCTTGCCGAGGATCAGCGCGGCGACCAGGGTCACGGCGTACGACTCGAAGAGGTCGGCCGCCATGCCCGCGCAGTCGCCGACGTTGTCGCCCACGTTGTCGGCGATGGTCGCGGCGTTACGCGGGTCGTCCTCCGGGATGCCCTGCTCGACCTTGCCGACCAGGTCGGCGCCGACGTCGGCGGCCTTGGTGAAGATGCCTCCGCCGACCCTCATGAACATCGCGATGAGCGCCGCGCCGAGACCGAAACCCTCCAGGACCTTCGGCGCGTCGGCCGCGTAGACCAGCACCACACAGGAGGCGCCCAGCAGACCGAGCCCCACCGTGAACATGCCGACGACGCCGCCCGTACGGAAAGCGATCTTCATGGCTTTGTGGGAGACGGCGGTGAGATCCTTTTCCGGTTCGCCTTCCGCCGGAGTGGCTTCTCGCGCCGCCGCCGCCACCCGCACATTGCTGCGCACGGCGAGCCACATGCCGATATAGCCGGTGGCCGCCGAGAACGTGGCGCCGATCAAGAAGAACACGGATCGGCCTGCGCGCTGATTCCAGTCGTCTGCGGGAAGCAGCATGAGCAGGAAGAACACGACGACGGCGAATACGCCGAGCGTGCGCAACTGGCGTGCCAGATAGGCGTTCGCGCCTTCCTGGATGGCCTTCGCGATCTTTTTCATGCTGTCGGTGCCCTCGCCGGCCGCGAGCACCTGGCGTACCAGGACCCCCGCCACCACGAGCGCCGCTAGGGCGACGACCGCGATGACCGCGATCAGCACCCGGTTGTCGTCGGTGAGCACCGCGGCCGCGAGGGTTGTTGTGGGCTGGTCCAACTGATCAGGGGTAGAAAGCCCCGCCATTCGTCCTCCTTGACGCTTGGGCTGAGCTCAAGATGTGGACGGATTGTAGGTACCCCGTCCTGATCAAAACAGGGCGCGGTAAACGGAATTCGCCTTTACAGAACCTGAAAGCAGTAATGCCCCGGGGGCATTCATGACCGATATCTAGATCGTGAACAAATTCACGATATGCATCGCACCAGACCACTGTAGGCACAGAAAGCTCACGCCGACATGCGGAAGGGCCCCACCGGTGTGGTGGGGCCCTTCCGCATGTCGAACAGAAATCTGATTCGAACGGGTGAAAATCAGGGGAGCACTGCGGCCGGCGGCGTAGTCGGCCAGGTCATACGGATCTGTCCGCCATGCTCCCCCGCGGTGACCTCGACATCGTCGACGAGGCCGCTGATGACCGCGAGGCCCATCTCGTCCTCCTCGGTCTCGACGTCGTGGTCCTCACCCAGGGCGCCCGGAGCCCGGTCGCCCGGGGCCGAACGCGGCGCCTCGTCGCCGACCTCGATGGAGAACTGCTTCTCCTCCTCGATCAGCAGCACCTTGACCGGCGCGGTGATGCCGCCGCTCTGGTGCAGTCCGACGGCACGAGTACAGGCCTCGCCGACAGCGAGTCTGACCTCGTCGAGGACGGCCTCGTCCACTCCGGACCTGCGCGCCACCGCTGCCGCCACCAGTCGGGCGGTCCTGACGTGCTCGGGCAGCGCGCTGAAACGGAGTTCAACGGTGGCCATGCGTCCCCCTCGGAACTACGGGCGTGCTGTCGGGGGACCGGGCCGCCGAAAGCCCGGACCCCTTCTTTTTGCTTCTGCCGACGTCCTGCTGCCGCCCCGGGCACGGGCCCGGGAACGAGTCAGTCGGTCGCCGCCACCGCTTCCTCGACCGAGGTGTGGATCGGGAACACCTTGGTGAGGCCGGTGATACGAAAGATCTTGAGAATGCGCTCCTGGTTGCAGACGAGGCGCAGCGAGCCCTCATGGGCACGCACCCGCTTCAGTCCGCCGACCAGTACGCCGAGCCCGGTGGAGTCGAGGAAGTCCACGCCCTCCATGTCGACGACAAGGTGGAAACTGCCGTCGTTCACCAGCTCGACCAGCTGCTCGCGCAGCTTGGGCGCGGTATATACGTCGATTTCGCCACCGACCCTGACGATCGTGCGATCGCCGATGGTTTCGGTCGACAGAGACAGGTCCACGGATCCTCCAGCACCTTGCTATCGAGCGGTCGCCCCTCGGGACACCTCGGCTTGAAGCCCCCGGACGGTTCGCCAGCCGCGATGGCATTCAATCACTTACCGGCAGGCGTGCACGACGCCTTGGTCCCATTGTCCGTCACGCCAGTGACACACTCGGTGCCGATGGCCAAGAATCTCCGATCCGATCGACCCTCGGCGGACGCCGGTCCCCGCCCCACGCCGAGCACGGTCCTGGACCGGCTCGCCGCCGGGCCGAGCCGGGCTGCGCGCATCACTCATACGGAGCACTTGCCCCCACGTGAGGGTCGCCATGCCGTCTGGCCCGACCGGATCCGCTCGGAGGTCATCGCAGCCGTCCAGGCCTGCGGCATCGAGCACCCCTGGGCCCACCAGGCACGCGCGGCCGAACACGCCCTGGACGGCGAGTCGGTCGTGGTCGCCACCGGCACCGCCTCCGGCAAGTCCCTGGCGTACCTCGTGCCGGTCCTCTCCACCCTCCTGGACGGCTCAGAGGCCCCGAACGGCCGAGGCGCCACCACGCTCTACCTGTCCCCGACAAAGGCTCTGGCGGCGGACCAGTGCCGCTCGGTGAAGGAACTTTCACAACCGCTGGGCAATTCCGTCCGCCCCGCGGTCTACGACGGCGACACGCCGTTCGAGGAACGCGAATGGATCCGCCAGTACGCCAACTACGTGCTGACCAATCCGGACATGCTGCACCGCGGGATACTCCCGTCCCACTCCCGCTGGTCCTCCTTCCTGAAGGCGCTCAAGTACGTCGTCATCGACGAGTGCCACACCTACCGCGGCGTGTTCGGCTCCCACGTCGCCCAGGTGCTGCGCCGTCTGCGCCGCCTCTGTGCCCGCTACGGCGCCTCCCCCGTCTTCCTGCTGGCCTCCGCGACCGCCGCCGAGCCGTCCGTGGCCGCCCGCCGCCTCACCGGCCTCCCCGTGGTCGAGGTCGCCGACGACGCCTCACCGCGCGGCGAACTGGTGTTTGCCCTCTGGGAGCCCCCGCTCACCGAGATGCAGGGCGAGAAGGGGGCCCCGGTCCGCCGTACGGCCACCGCCGAGACGGCCGATCTCCTCACCGATCTCGCCGTGCAGGGCGTGCGCTCGGTCGCCTTCGTCCGCTCCCGGCGCGGCGCCGAGCTGATCTCCGTGATCGCCCAGGAGCGGCTGGCGGAGGTCGACCGCTCCCTGGCCCGTCGTGTCGCGGCGTACCGCGGCGGCTACCTCCCGGAGGAACGCCGCGCCCTGGAGCAGGCCCTGCACTCAGGAGAGCTGTTGGGCCTGGCCGCCACGACCGCCCTGGAACTCGGCATCGACGTCTCGGGGCTGGACGCCGTACTGATCTCCGGCTACCCCGGCACCCGCGCGTCCCTGTGGCAGCAGGCGGGCCGGGCGGGTCGAGCCGGCCAGGGGGCATTGGCGATCCTGGTGGCCCGCGACGACCCCCTGGACACCTTTCTCGTCCATCACCCCGAGGCCCTCTTCGACCAGCCGGTGGAGTCCACGGTCCTGGACCCCGACAACCCGTACGTCCTCGCTCCGCACCTGTGCGCGGCCGCGGCGGAACTGCCGTTGACGGACGAGGACATGGAGTTGTTCGGGCCGGAGACCGAGAGCTTGTTGGGGCAGCTGGAGTCCGCGAAGCTCCTGCGCCGCCGTACCAAGGCCTGGCACTGGACCCGCCGGGAGCGGGCCGCCGACCTCACCGACATCCGCGGGGAGGGCGGCCGCCCCATCCAGATCGTCGAGTCGGGCACGGGCCGCCTCCTCGGCACGGTCGACGCGGGCTCCGCCCACACCGCCGTCCACGAGGGCGCGGTCCACCTCCATCAGGGCCGTACGTACCTGGTCCGGTCGCTGGACCTGGAGGACTCGGTGGCACTGGTCGAGGAGGCGAGCCCGTCGTATTCGACGGTCGCCCGCGACACGACGTCCATCGCCGTTCTGGAGACGGACGTCGAAGTTCCCTGGGGCGAGGGCAGGTTGTGCTACGGCTCCGTCGAGGTCACCAATCAGGTGGTCTCCTTCCTTCGCAGACGTCTGATCACAGGTGAAGTGCTCGGCGAGACGAAACTCGACCTGCCTCCCCGTACGCTCCGGACGCGCGCAGTGTGGTGGACGGTCACCGAGGACCAGCTCGACGAGGCCCGGATCAACCCGGAGATCCTCGGCGGCGCCCTGCACGCCGCCGAGCACGCCTCGATCGGCCTGCTGCCCCTCTTCGCGACCTGCGACCGCTGGGACATCGGCGGCGTGTCGATCCCTCTCCACCCCGACACGCTGCTCCCCACGGTCTTCGTCTACGACGGTCACCCGGGCGGCGCGGGCTTCGCGGAGCGCGCCTTCCACACCGCCCGCGCCTGGCTCACCGCCACCCGCCAGGCCATCGCCTCCTGCGAGTGCGACGCCGGCTGTCCGTCCTGCATCCAGTCCCCCAAGTGCGGCAACGGCAACGAACCGCTGCACAAGAGGGGGGCGGTACGGCTGCTCACGGTGCTGTTGCGGGGGGCGCCGGAGGAGGGGGCGGAGACGGAGCTTCCCGGACTGCCGAAGCAGAGCCCCTAGCCTGGCCGCACCGGCGTGCCGATGGAGCGAACGGCACCGGAGAGGCCTTACGGTGCCGCCAGAACGCCCGGACCCGGACCACACCGGAGCGCCCAGGGAGCAAACGGCGCCAGCGAGGCCTTGGGGTGCCGACGGAGGACCGGGCCCGGGCTGCACCGGGATGCCGACGGAGAACCCCGGACCCTGGCCTCACCTCGGCACCGACGGAGCCGACGGCGTCTCACCCCCCAGGGACCCCGGGACCGGGGCTCCAGGAGCCGCCGGACCGCCAGGACCCGGCGCCTCCTGGGATTCCGGCGGAAGCGGAGCCTGTGAGGTAACCGGCCCCGCAGGCCCCGCCCGTGCCCTGACCTCCGCCGTGAACGGCCCCCGCCCCGAGGCGGCCGTCACGTCCGAGATCTCGCCGACCATCGCGCACCGCACGAGCCGCGCGCCCTGGTCCCGCGCCACCCCCTCCGCCCGGGCGCAGGCCACCACGGACCCGTCGGCCCAGTGGTCCGCCGCCGCGAGCGCCGCGAGATCCGCGCTCCCGGCCGCCCGATGCCGTACGACGACGGCCTGCCCGAGGGCCAGTACGACTCCGAACACCACGCACAGCACCGCGATGGCACCGACACTCCAGACAGTGGCGGAGCCACGGTCCGAACGGGCGGCGGCGAGGTGGACGCCGGCGAAGCGGGCGACGGCGCGGCGCGCGCCAGTGAGGCCGGCTTCCGCGACCCGGACTTTCGCCGACCGCGCGGCGGGGGGCCGCGCAACCGCAACCCCGCGCTCCGCTGATCCGCTCGTCGTCGGACCGCCGCTCATCCTCCTTCCCCCACCGTCTCCTCCGCCCATGCCACGGCCTCCTCCCGCACCTCGAAGGGCAGGCCGTGCAACGCGGGCGGCTTCGCCACGACGACCACGCGGACCCGGTCACCCTCCCGGGCAACCGTCACCTTCGCGTCGCGCGGTGCCGTGTCCCGGGCCACCCGGACGACCGCCTCGGCGGGGTCCTGGCGGGCCGCCGCGCGGGCGCCGGTCCTGGCGGCATCCACGCACTGGATCTGCGCGGCCACCACGAGCAGCCCCCACACCAGCGCCATCGCGAACATCACCAGCACCGGCAGCACCATGGCCGACTCCGCCGTCACGAACCCCTGGTCTCCCGCCCGTTCACGCCTTCGCATCGAGCGCCCGTTTCACGATGGCCTGGAGCTCCGCGCTGACGGTCCCGCTCGTCACCACCTTGTAGAGCACCACCGCGAACGCCACCGCCGCGACGATCCCCATCGCGTACTCGGACGTCACCATCCCCCGGTCCTCGCGCATCGACCGCGCTCCGCTCATCGTCCCGCACACCAGGGCACGCACCCGCGCCCATACCGCCTTGTACATCTCAACCCCCGTAAGGATCAGTTCCGTTGAACAACCACCTGACTTGCTCGTCCGCCGGATCACCGGCCACCGACCGTCATCGCCCACCCCCTCCCAGCACTCCACCCGCGAGCCCGATCACGATCGGCAGCACGCCGACGGCGATGAACGCGGGCAGGAAACACAGCCCCACCGGCGCGGTGACCAGCACGGCCGCCCGCCGGGCCCGTGCCGTCGCGGTGCGCCCCCAATCGGCGCGGGCGTCCGCCGCGAGCGCGGCAGCCGGTCCGGCCGCGGGCAGCCCCGTCACATCGGCGCGTTCCAGCAGCCGCGCCAGCGTCCCGGCGCCCGGTGTCGAGGCGAGCTTCCGCCAGGCCTCGCCCGGTTCGCCGCCGAGCCGTACCTCCGCCGCCCCGCGCGCGAGTCCCTCACCCACGGGACCGCCCAGCGCCTCACCCACGGCCTGGGCCGCGATGACCGGACCGGCGCCCGCCGCGATGCAGGCGGCCAGCAGGTCCGCGGCGAGCGGCAGTTGCCGGGCCGCCTCGCGCGCGTCGGCCTCCTCGGCACCCGCGCCGGCCGTCTGCCGTAGCCGCCACCTCCACGAGCCCGCCGCGACGACCAGTCCGACCACGACACCGGCGACTCCGCCGACCAGCACCCACCCGGCACACCCGACGCCGACCACGGGCAGCCACCGCCGCACGAGATCCCGAGCCTCGAACCGCGGGCCCTCGGCCGTGGTCTGCGCAGCGGCCAGCAACTCTCCGAGCCGCCGCCGCACTCTGCGCTCATGCCGCGCCGCCGCGGCCCACCGGGTGAGCCAGGCGATCACCAGTGCCGCCCCCGCAACTGCCCCCAGCCTGTGGACAACTTCCGCGCTCATACCGCCTCGGCTCCCCGCACGATCCGCGTCGCCCACCACATCCCGACGCCCTCCAGCAGGCCGCCGACCAGCAGGCAGCCCAGCCCGGAGCCGGTGTGCAGAAGGACGTGCAGGGGATCGGCACCGAGGGCGGCACCGAGGCCCAGACCC
Encoded proteins:
- a CDS encoding DUF4244 domain-containing protein, encoding MYKAVWARVRALVCGTMSGARSMREDRGMVTSEYAMGIVAAVAFAVVLYKVVTSGTVSAELQAIVKRALDAKA
- a CDS encoding type II secretion system F family protein, whose amino-acid sequence is MSAEVVHRLGAVAGAALVIAWLTRWAAAARHERRVRRRLGELLAAAQTTAEGPRFEARDLVRRWLPVVGVGCAGWVLVGGVAGVVVGLVVAAGSWRWRLRQTAGAGAEEADAREAARQLPLAADLLAACIAAGAGPVIAAQAVGEALGGPVGEGLARGAAEVRLGGEPGEAWRKLASTPGAGTLARLLERADVTGLPAAGPAAALAADARADWGRTATARARRAAVLVTAPVGLCFLPAFIAVGVLPIVIGLAGGVLGGGGR